In Juglans microcarpa x Juglans regia isolate MS1-56 chromosome 7D, Jm3101_v1.0, whole genome shotgun sequence, the following are encoded in one genomic region:
- the LOC121240046 gene encoding uncharacterized protein LOC121240046, whose product MLFRMRGFAELDCAYEMRIEQTSLVMVVSLLCVLGWLPLLNAQLPGISARSLDAILQDYAFRAIAVRPKTGVPYDARLPSNLSGIGVSAMRLRSGSLRTRGVHSYKEFQIPIGVMEQPYVERLVLVYQNLGNWSSSFYPLPGFSYLAPVLGLLPYNASDLSASNLPELDITASSHEPILIKFLNLSSAPDGLSPKCVFFDLHGSVQFDMMLSGDACSATQQGHFSVVVETPAPSPAPSGGEVTPPATAAGKSNSTVWIVLASVAGGLVLLAMLGLLFEWLRRCIQGKKVQQMEWAADRGQTLQTKTIGNTKAPFAMGTRTRPVLENEYVP is encoded by the coding sequence ATGCTGTTCAGAATGAGGGGATTTGCTGAACTCGATTGCGCATATGAGATGCGGATCGAACAGACCAGTCTTGTTATGGTTGTGTCGTTGCTATGCGTTCTCGGCTGGCTTCCACTCCTCAATGCGCAGCTCCCGGGGATCTCTGCACGCTCGCTAGATGCGATCCTTCAAGATTATGCTTTCAGGGCCATCGCCGTCCGTCCCAAAACAGGCGTTCCTTATGACGCCCGCCTTCCCAGCAATTTGTCAGGAATTGGCGTTTCGGCAATGAGGCTTCGAAGTGGTAGCTTGAGAACCAGAGGTGTTCATAGCTACAAGGAGTTTCAGATCCCCATTGGTGTTATGGAGCAGCCTTATGTGGAGAGGCTTGTTTTGGTATATCAAAACTTGGGCAACTGGTCTTCTTCTTTTTACCCTTTACCTGGGTTTTCTTATTTGGCTCCTGTTCTGGGTCTACTGCCCTACAATGCTTCTGATCTATCTGCTTCAAATTTACCTGAATTGGATATAACTGCGTCCTCCCACGAGCCCATCTTGATAAAGTTCCTAAATTTGAGTTCAGCTCCCGATGGGCTGTCACCAAAGTGTGTATTTTTTGATTTACATGGTTCAGTGCAGTTTGACATGATGCTATCCGGAGATGCATGTTCAGCAACTCAGCAAGGACATTTCTCTGTAGTTGTCGAGACTCCTGCTCCATCTCCAGCTCCCTCTGGGGGGGAGGTTACGCCTCCCGCTACTGCCGCCGGAAAGAGCAACTCTACAGTGTGGATAGTTCTTGCATCTGTGGCTGGAGGGCTTGTGTTGTTGGCTATGTTGGGTTTATTATTTGAATGGCTGAGAAGGTGTATACAAGGGAAGAAGGTGCAGCAAATGGAATGGGCGGCGGATAGGGGTCAAACCTTGCAGACGAAAACCATTGGGAATACCAAGGCTCCATTCGCAATGGGAACTCGAACACGACCAGTGTTGGAGAACGAATATGTGCCTTAG